In Taeniopygia guttata chromosome 2, bTaeGut7.mat, whole genome shotgun sequence, one genomic interval encodes:
- the IKZF1 gene encoding DNA-binding protein Ikaros isoform X2, translated as METDEAQDMSQVSGKESPPTSDVPDDPDEPMPIPEDLSTSTGGQQSSKNDRILAAYFSVLRKPPSTSSFPGAAYGAEGFRDFHAIIPKSFSTGNIKIETQSDEENGRACEMNGEECAEDLRMLDATGEKMNGSHNGPGSKALSGVGGIRLPNGKLKCDICGIICIGPNVLMVHKRSHTGERPFQCNQCGASFTQKGNLLRHIKLHSGEKPFKCHLCNYACRRRDALTGHLRTHSVGKPHKCGYCGRSYKQRSSLEEHKERCHNYLQTINLSSSIYPVIKDESNQSEMAEDLCKIGSERALVLDRLASNVAKRKSSMPQKFVGDKCLPDLPYDASINYEKENELMQTHVIDQAINNAISYLGAESLRPLVQTPPGGSEVVPVISPMYQLHKPLGDSQIRSNLPQDSAVENLLLLSKAKSVSSERDVSPSNSCQDSTDTESNNEERSGLIYLPNHIGGHARNGISIKEENRQYDVLRAGTDNSQDAFKVISSNGEQVRVYKCEHCRVLFLDHVMYTIHMGCHGFRDPFECNMCGYHSQDRYEFSSHITRGEHRFHMG; from the exons CTGCCTATTTCTCTGTCCTGCGAAAGCCACCCTCTACATCCAGTTTTCCAGGAG CTGCATACGGGGCGGAAGGCTTTAGGGACTTTCATGCAATAATTCCCAAATCTTTTTCCA CTGgtaatattaaaatagagactCAGAGTGATGAAGAGAATGGGCGTGCCTGTGAAATGAATGGGGAAGAATGTGCAGAGGATTTACGAATGCTTGATGCCACAGGAGAGAAAATGAATGGCTCACACAATGGCCCAGGCAGCAAGGCTTTGTCAGGAGTTGGAGGCATTCGACTTCCTAACGGAAAGCTAAAATGTGATATCTGTGGGATAATTTGCATCGGTCCCAATGTGCTCATGGTTCACAAACGAAGCCACACTG GAGAACGCCCTTTCCAGTGCAATCAGTGCGGAGCCTCCTTTACCCAGAAGGGCAACCTCCTGCGCCACATAAAGCTGCACTCAGGTGAAAAGCCCTTCAAGTGTCACCTGTGTAACTATGCTTGCCGCCGCAGGGATGCTCTCACAGGACACCTGAGGACTCACTCAG TTGGCAAACCCCATAAGTGTGGATACTGTGGTCGCAGTTACAAGCAGCGCAGCTCTTTGGAAGAACATAAAGAGCGCTGCCATAACTACCTTCAAACCATTAATCTCTCAAGCAGCATCTATCCAG TCATAAAAGACGAAAGTAACCAGAGTGAAATGGCTGAAGACCTGTGCAAGATAGGGTCAGAAAGAGCCCTCGTGCTGGATAGACTAGCAAGTAACGTCGCCAAACGTAAGAGCTCTATGCCTCAGAAATTTGTGG GTGACAAATGCTTGCCTGATCTTCCATATGATGCCAGTATCAACTATGAGAAGGAGAATGAACTCATGCAGACACACGTGATCGACCAGGCCATCAACAATGCCATCAGTTACCTGGGGGCAGAGTCCCTGCGTCCCCTCGTCCAGACGCCGCCGGGTGGTTCTGAGGTAGTGCCCGTCATCAGCCCCATGTATCAGCTCCACAAACCTCTCGGGGACAGTCAGATTCGCTCCAACCTCCCTCAGGACAGCGCAGTGGAAAACTTGTTGCTGCTTTCCAAAGCCAAGTCTGTCTCCTCGGAACGAGATGTCTCTCCCAGCAACAGCTGCCAAGACTCAACAGATACAGAGAGCAATAATGAGGAGCGCAGTGGTTTGATTTACCTGCCAAACCACATAGGGGGCCATGCGAGAAATGGCATCtctataaaagaagaaaacaggcaATATGATGTCTTGAGAGCGGGTACTGACAATTCCCAGGATGCTTTCAAAGTGATCAGCAGCAATGGGGAGCAAGTAAGGGTTTACAAGTGTGAACACTGTCGAGTCCTTTTCTTGGATCACGTGATGTATACGATCCATATGGGCTGCCACGGGTTCCGTGATCCTTTTGAATGCAACATGTGTGGCTaccacagccaggacaggtacGAATTCTCTTCCCACATAACTCGAGGGGAGCACCGTTTCCACATGGGTTAA